In Leptospira bouyouniensis, the following proteins share a genomic window:
- a CDS encoding inositol monophosphatase family protein, which yields MDSELHDRSYHFLNFLPNVADFLVAKHKESTLKVDEKSLYNLVTEADLKAESMILEEIQKNFPLDGILAEEGGAIPGTSGYTWVIDPLDGTTNYTHGLPLYGISVGVVETESMSPVIGMVFFPELGTYYHAIKGQGAFREKKQIQVSQTKSMRDSLFVTGFPYDRNLSLDTLMQYYKSILQKSRGIRRTGAATLDLCWLAEGKFEGYYELGLKPWDMAAAGLIVMEANGKLTSMDGNDFSIMIPSLLASNGHVHEYLLAEFEGQINRVVY from the coding sequence ATGGATTCTGAATTACATGATAGATCATATCATTTTCTAAATTTTTTACCAAATGTCGCAGATTTCCTTGTAGCGAAACACAAGGAGTCTACATTAAAAGTAGATGAAAAAAGTTTATACAATTTAGTTACGGAAGCTGATCTCAAAGCAGAATCTATGATTCTGGAAGAAATCCAAAAAAATTTCCCTTTGGATGGAATTCTTGCGGAAGAAGGTGGTGCAATACCAGGTACATCAGGATATACATGGGTGATTGATCCATTAGATGGAACTACCAATTACACACATGGATTGCCTTTGTATGGTATATCAGTGGGAGTCGTGGAAACAGAATCAATGTCCCCTGTGATTGGTATGGTATTTTTTCCCGAGTTAGGTACTTACTACCACGCAATTAAAGGGCAAGGTGCCTTCCGAGAAAAAAAACAAATTCAAGTCTCACAAACAAAATCCATGAGAGATTCTTTATTTGTCACTGGTTTTCCATATGATCGAAACTTGTCTTTAGATACACTTATGCAGTATTATAAATCGATTTTACAAAAATCGAGGGGCATTCGTAGAACAGGCGCTGCAACTTTAGACTTATGTTGGTTAGCTGAAGGAAAATTCGAAGGGTATTATGAGTTAGGATTAAAACCTTGGGATATGGCGGCAGCTGGTCTTATCGTCATGGAAGCAAATGGAAAATTAACTTCCATGGATGGTAATGATTTTTCCATTATGATTCCAAGTTTACTCGCAAGTAATGGACATGTTCACGAATACTTACTTGCTGAATTTGAAGGACAAATCAACCGAGTAGTGTACTAA
- a CDS encoding glycosyltransferase family 4 protein, which translates to MAKILFITPRFLQNASGGAEKLAADYVNILSKTHSVTVCTTAAKNYVTWKNEFNTGITEENQFKVLRFPVEKTRNMNRMNQILDRCLKAGDSVSFKDQLNFLKEQGPYCPSLVEYVRQCQSQFDLIILIGYLYYPVVMSIPILKVPFVIVPTFHDEPPFKLPIYKQTYLNHYFYSFNAPEELQVYETYTNQRAKHYFMIGTYVEDHVQPDIPSTHNQSDKKFQILTIGRIEPAKGYPELFLDFHDWKQLNHRSDVILKCLGSVFSMDVSKEKDIIFPGFVTEETKRNEIQNSYLLLNPSAYESFSISIMESWLHEKPVLVNGKSSVMKGHCIRSQGGLYYSDKVSFQRMLDFLLENPLISNQLGKNGRKYVLSNFTESIIQTKLNQMVSTLLG; encoded by the coding sequence ATGGCAAAAATATTATTCATAACACCACGATTTTTGCAAAACGCTTCTGGAGGGGCCGAAAAATTAGCAGCTGATTATGTGAATATACTTTCAAAAACGCATTCGGTTACTGTTTGCACAACTGCTGCAAAAAACTATGTTACTTGGAAAAATGAATTCAATACAGGCATAACAGAAGAGAACCAATTTAAAGTATTACGTTTCCCCGTCGAAAAAACTAGGAACATGAATCGAATGAACCAAATTTTAGATCGATGTTTAAAAGCTGGTGACTCAGTTTCTTTTAAAGACCAATTGAATTTTCTGAAAGAACAAGGACCCTATTGTCCAAGCCTAGTTGAATATGTTAGGCAATGCCAATCACAATTTGATCTCATAATTTTAATTGGATATTTATATTATCCTGTTGTGATGAGCATTCCCATCTTAAAAGTTCCGTTTGTGATTGTACCAACGTTTCATGATGAACCACCTTTCAAACTTCCTATATACAAACAAACATACTTAAATCATTATTTTTATAGTTTTAACGCACCGGAAGAATTACAAGTTTACGAAACGTATACCAATCAAAGGGCAAAACATTATTTTATGATCGGAACTTATGTTGAAGATCATGTTCAACCGGACATTCCTTCTACACACAATCAATCAGATAAAAAATTCCAAATATTAACAATCGGAAGGATTGAACCAGCAAAAGGATATCCCGAACTATTTTTAGATTTTCATGATTGGAAACAATTAAACCATCGATCTGATGTTATTTTAAAATGTTTAGGTTCTGTTTTTTCAATGGATGTTTCAAAAGAGAAAGATATTATTTTTCCCGGTTTTGTTACAGAAGAAACAAAAAGAAATGAAATTCAAAATTCATATTTACTTTTAAATCCATCTGCTTATGAAAGTTTTTCGATTTCGATTATGGAATCGTGGCTTCATGAAAAACCAGTATTGGTAAATGGAAAATCATCTGTTATGAAAGGACATTGTATTCGAAGCCAAGGTGGTTTATATTATTCTGATAAAGTATCTTTCCAAAGGATGTTGGATTTTTTATTAGAAAACCCTTTGATTTCAAATCAATTGGGAAAAAATGGCAGAAAATATGTATTATCAAATTTTACAGAATCTATAATCCAAACAAAACTCAACCAAATGGTTAGTACACTACTCGGTTGA
- a CDS encoding glycosyltransferase family 4 protein produces the protein MNIHQFSAGFQLGDAISQEMLEMKRLLAKEGYTGKIYAENVYSNDRKYAEKISKVNIKPQDVIVYHHSIHSKVLDFLLQFPNKKILIYHNVTPENFFEPYDLRFSYLLRRGREDLEIIRDHFQHSFAVSSFNLAELIQIGFKHVRLLPLHLNFQKWDHNHIESKHKTFVFPSFLFVGRIAPNKCQDDLIRFARSWKSIYGNQFSLRMLGFCNPDQQSYLDELNFMITQFDLQNEVKIIPYVDEAMLKKIYLESNLFLSMSEHEGFCVPLLEAMHFQLPVVAYAAGAVPETLGNSGILFHSKDFNQLVREIDKIFKNNDYRNSIIYHQNLHLDTYLKSTSILPLLEVIKS, from the coding sequence ATGAACATTCACCAATTTTCAGCAGGATTTCAACTAGGTGATGCTATCTCTCAAGAGATGTTAGAAATGAAACGTTTATTGGCTAAAGAAGGTTATACTGGAAAAATTTACGCAGAAAATGTCTATTCTAATGATCGAAAATATGCTGAAAAAATTTCAAAGGTAAACATCAAACCACAAGATGTGATTGTTTATCACCATTCAATACATTCGAAAGTTTTAGATTTTCTTTTACAATTCCCAAATAAAAAAATACTCATTTATCATAATGTCACACCAGAAAACTTTTTTGAACCTTATGACCTTCGGTTTAGTTATTTGTTACGAAGAGGAAGAGAAGATTTAGAAATCATTCGTGATCATTTTCAACATTCATTTGCAGTTAGCAGTTTCAACTTAGCAGAACTTATCCAAATTGGATTTAAACACGTTAGACTTCTTCCATTACATCTCAATTTTCAAAAATGGGATCATAACCATATAGAATCAAAACATAAAACATTTGTTTTTCCTTCATTTTTGTTTGTAGGAAGAATTGCGCCAAATAAATGCCAAGATGATTTGATTCGATTTGCTAGGTCATGGAAATCAATTTATGGAAACCAATTTTCATTACGTATGTTAGGTTTTTGTAATCCAGACCAACAATCTTATTTAGATGAACTCAATTTTATGATCACACAATTTGACTTACAAAATGAAGTTAAAATCATACCTTACGTTGATGAAGCGATGTTGAAAAAAATATATTTAGAAAGTAATTTATTTTTATCAATGAGTGAACATGAAGGGTTTTGTGTCCCACTTTTGGAGGCGATGCACTTCCAGTTACCTGTTGTGGCTTATGCAGCAGGAGCCGTACCTGAAACTCTTGGAAACTCAGGTATCCTTTTTCATTCAAAAGATTTTAATCAATTGGTTCGTGAAATCGATAAAATTTTTAAAAATAACGATTATCGCAATTCAATCATATATCATCAAAATTTACATCTAGATACATACTTAAAATCTACAAGTATCTTACCTTTGTTAGAAGTGATCAAAAGTTAA
- a CDS encoding glycosyltransferase: MNVFQHLDELKDSDGVGNDAIGLANVFKNLGYRTHFITRLPRKGIPLESHFHLVDSFDFPTHSKDIHILHYGGSGYPYTLFQNLPGTKILRFHNITPAKFYQHTTTEDIYNAMEKFESLSFLELASLSIFCDSVWCDSQFNYDTLSMYHFRNPYILPICKQYQLVRNLNETTETNYSISFVGRYSPQKKWEDIIEFFSVWIKEFPEAHCYCIGSVIGAFDGYYSRLTNIVRNLKLEGKVHFLTGKSDLEVLSILKQSSAFVSMSEHEGFCLPILEAFGVGIPVFAYAAGAIPGTMREGGIQFRKKDYQSLLHLIKESLSSENRKNEIIQTQYKALDYYNHFPFVETISGILNSGIK, translated from the coding sequence ATGAATGTTTTCCAACATTTAGATGAATTAAAAGATTCAGATGGTGTCGGAAATGATGCCATCGGTTTAGCAAATGTATTCAAAAATTTAGGATATAGGACTCACTTTATAACAAGACTCCCTAGAAAAGGGATTCCTTTGGAAAGTCATTTCCATTTGGTTGATTCATTTGATTTTCCAACTCACTCCAAAGACATACACATTTTACATTATGGTGGATCAGGTTATCCTTACACACTTTTCCAAAATTTACCAGGTACTAAAATATTAAGATTTCATAATATTACTCCAGCTAAGTTTTATCAACATACCACAACTGAAGATATTTACAATGCGATGGAAAAATTTGAATCTCTTTCCTTTTTAGAATTGGCAAGTTTATCAATTTTTTGTGATTCTGTTTGGTGCGATTCTCAGTTTAATTATGATACACTTAGCATGTATCATTTCCGTAACCCTTATATTTTGCCAATTTGTAAACAATATCAATTAGTCCGCAATTTGAATGAGACTACTGAGACCAATTATTCCATATCCTTTGTTGGCAGGTATTCTCCTCAAAAAAAATGGGAGGATATAATTGAATTTTTTTCGGTTTGGATAAAGGAATTTCCTGAAGCACATTGTTATTGTATAGGTTCTGTCATTGGAGCATTTGATGGATATTATTCTCGCTTAACAAACATTGTACGAAATCTGAAACTTGAAGGAAAAGTGCATTTTCTTACTGGAAAGTCAGATTTAGAAGTTTTGTCAATACTCAAACAATCTAGTGCATTTGTTTCAATGAGCGAACATGAAGGATTTTGTCTTCCTATTCTTGAAGCATTTGGAGTCGGAATTCCAGTATTTGCTTATGCTGCAGGTGCTATCCCTGGTACAATGAGAGAAGGTGGAATCCAATTTCGCAAAAAGGATTATCAGTCACTACTGCATTTAATCAAAGAAAGTTTAAGCAGTGAAAATCGAAAAAACGAAATTATTCAAACTCAATACAAAGCATTAGATTACTATAACCATTTTCCATTTGTTGAAACGATATCTGGAATATTAAATAGTGGTATCAAATGA